The sequence TTTGGCCGCGGGCGCCGCCGCGCGCTCGGCCCCGCTCACCTCCGCCGAGGTCGACCGCATGATGGTGGCCGAGTGGCACCGCGCGCGCGTCGTCCCTGCCGGATCCGCCGACGACACCCGCTTCCTCCGGCGCGCGTACCTGGACATCGTCGGCATCATCCCGACAGCCGACGCGGTGCGCGCCTTCCTGGCCGACCGGGCCCCCGACAAGCGTGCCCGCGCTGTCGACGCCCTACTGGCCATGCCGCGTTACGCAGACCACTGGACCGACTACTGGGACGACGTGCTGATGGGCCGCCAGATGCGCGCGGCCGTCGTGGACCGTGCCTCGTTCCGCGAATGGCTGCACGGCGAGCTCGCCCGGGCCGTACCCTGGGACCGCTTCGTGACGGACCTGCTAACCGCCACGGGCCGCAACAGCCCCGGCGGCGCCTACGCGCGCGCGGCCGGCTTCGACGCGCCGGCCGACGCGGCGAGACCCGAGGGCATCCGCGTCAACGGAGCCGTCAACTGGATGCTCAAGTACGCGCAGACGCCGGCGGACCTCTCCGGCGCGGCCTCGCGCATCTTCCTCGGCGTCCAGATCCAGTGCGCCCAGTGCCACGACCACAAGACCGAGAAGTGGACGCAGCAGGACTTTCGGCGCTTCACGGCCTGCTTCGCCGAGGTGCGGCCCGTGCCCGTGGACCGCGGCAAGGTGCGCGGCGTGCGCCGCATCGACGTTCGCGACGCGCGGCGACCGCTGCTGGCGCGCCGCGCGCGTCCTGGGGCCGAGTACCTGACGGCCGAGCCCGCCGCGCTGGACGGCACCGACTTCTCCGCATCGCCGAATCGCCGCAAGGCGCTCGCCGCCTGGGTGACGGCGCCCGGCAACCCCTGGTTCGCGCGGGCCTACGTCAACCGGATGTGGGCGCACTTCCTGGGCCGCGGCTTCGCGGATCCCGCGGACGACTTCCGCGAGTCCAACCCGCCCGCCATGGCCGCCGTGCTGGACCGCATCGCGCGCGACTTCGCCGAGGGCGGCTATGACGCGAAGCGCCTGATCCGGCTGATCTGCGGAACGCGCGCCTACCAGCTTTCCTCCGGCCCGGCGCGCGCCGGCGACCCGGAGAACCACCTGTGGTCACGCTACCGGCTGAAGCCCATGCGGCCCGAGGCGCTCGTCGACTCGCTCGTGCAAGCCACCAACCTGCGCCCCGTGCTGGAGCGCGTGGCCGGCGCCAACCTGGACCGCCTCCACTTCCTGCTGCGCCGGCAGTTCGAGTTCCTGTTCGACGTGGACGAGGAGACGGACCGCCCGAGCTACGAGGGCACCATCCCGCAGGCGCTCCTGCTCCTGAACGGCAACCTGACGAACCGCGCCACGACGGCGATCCCGGGCACGGCGCTGGCCGAGGTCCTGGCGATGGACGGAGGAGACGCGGCGCGCGTGGAGGAGCTCTACCTTCGCACGCTCTCGCGGCCGCCCACCCCCTCCGAGTCGCGCCGGTGGACGGATTGGCTCGCCGGCTTCCCGAGCGACGCCATGCCGGGCACTGCCTCCGGCCGCGCTCCGACCGAACGCGCCCGGGGGCGGCCGCCGGCCCGCGCCCGCGGCGCAGCGCAGGACCCGCTCGCCCGCGTGGGAACGCGCCTGACGGCTCGCCATTCCGGCCCGCACGCCCGCGCCTGCGCCGACCTGTTCTGGGCGCTGCTCAACTCCAGCGAGTTCGCCTTCAACCACTGACCCGAACCGCCGCACCCCGGGCGGCGCGTAAGGAGCCCAGACATGAGCGACACGAGAAGCGCCGAGCTCGAGGAGCTCGAGGACCAGCGAGAGCGCGCCGAGCAGGAGGCCCTCGGCCGCTGCCCGGGCCCGGTGGATCTGTGGTCCACCGCGACCGATCGCCGCGGCTTCCTGCGCATGGGCACGGGCGGGCTGCTCAGCCTGCTCCTGGCCGGCTGGCTGGACCCGCTCTGCGCGGCGGCGGCGCCGGCCGCCTCTCGGCGAGCGGGCGCGAGCCGCTGCATCCTGCTGTGGATGAACGGTGGCCCAAGCCACCTGGACACCTTCGACCCCAAGCCCGGCGCGCCGAGCGGCGGCGCCTTCAGGGCGATCTCGACTCGCGCCCGGGACGTCCGCATCTGTGAGCACCTGCCCCGGCTGGCCGAGCAGGCACAGCACATGGCCATTGTCCGCGGCATGACGAGCCGCGAGGGCAACCACCAGCGCGCCCAGTACCTGATGCACACCGGCTACTCGCCGAACCCCACCGTGCAGCACCCCTCGCTAGGCGCCTGGGTGGGCCACGAGATCGGCGACCAGGACGCCGATCTGCCCCAGTTCGTCAGCATCAGCGGCCCCAGCATCAGCGCCGGGTTCCTCGGCGTCCAGTACGGCCCGTTCGTGGTGCGCGACCCGGCGCGGCCGCCCCAGGACGTGGCCTATGCCGCTGGCGTGGACGCCGCCCGATTTGATCGGCGGGCCGGAGCCCTCGACACGCTGGAGACGAGCTTCGCCAGGGAAACGCGCGACGGCCGGGTCGCCGGGCGCCGCGCGGTCTACGCGAAGGCGGTCCGCCTGATGCGCTCGCCGAACCTGAAGGCGTTCCGGCTGGAGGAGGAGCCACAGGCGGTGCGCGAAGCCTACGGCGACACGGCGTTCGGGCGCGGCTGCCTGATGGCGCGCCGGTTGGTGGAGGCCGGAGTCCGGTTCGTCGAGGTGGTGCTGGACGGGTGGGACACCCACCAGAACAACTTCGAGCGCACGGCGAAGCTGCTCGGCACGGTCGACCCGGCCATGTCCTCGCTACTGGCCGAACTGGAGGCCCGCTCGCTGCTGGACGACACGCTGGTCATCTGGATGGGCGAGTTTGGCAGAACCCCGCGCATCAACGGGAACGACGGCCGCGACCACTACCCACAGGCGTGGAGCGCGGTG comes from Chthonomonadales bacterium and encodes:
- a CDS encoding DUF1549 domain-containing protein: MHRAAFAFLLLAAGAAARSAPLTSAEVDRMMVAEWHRARVVPAGSADDTRFLRRAYLDIVGIIPTADAVRAFLADRAPDKRARAVDALLAMPRYADHWTDYWDDVLMGRQMRAAVVDRASFREWLHGELARAVPWDRFVTDLLTATGRNSPGGAYARAAGFDAPADAARPEGIRVNGAVNWMLKYAQTPADLSGAASRIFLGVQIQCAQCHDHKTEKWTQQDFRRFTACFAEVRPVPVDRGKVRGVRRIDVRDARRPLLARRARPGAEYLTAEPAALDGTDFSASPNRRKALAAWVTAPGNPWFARAYVNRMWAHFLGRGFADPADDFRESNPPAMAAVLDRIARDFAEGGYDAKRLIRLICGTRAYQLSSGPARAGDPENHLWSRYRLKPMRPEALVDSLVQATNLRPVLERVAGANLDRLHFLLRRQFEFLFDVDEETDRPSYEGTIPQALLLLNGNLTNRATTAIPGTALAEVLAMDGGDAARVEELYLRTLSRPPTPSESRRWTDWLAGFPSDAMPGTASGRAPTERARGRPPARARGAAQDPLARVGTRLTARHSGPHARACADLFWALLNSSEFAFNH
- a CDS encoding DUF1501 domain-containing protein, translated to MSDTRSAELEELEDQRERAEQEALGRCPGPVDLWSTATDRRGFLRMGTGGLLSLLLAGWLDPLCAAAAPAASRRAGASRCILLWMNGGPSHLDTFDPKPGAPSGGAFRAISTRARDVRICEHLPRLAEQAQHMAIVRGMTSREGNHQRAQYLMHTGYSPNPTVQHPSLGAWVGHEIGDQDADLPQFVSISGPSISAGFLGVQYGPFVVRDPARPPQDVAYAAGVDAARFDRRAGALDTLETSFARETRDGRVAGRRAVYAKAVRLMRSPNLKAFRLEEEPQAVREAYGDTAFGRGCLMARRLVEAGVRFVEVVLDGWDTHQNNFERTAKLLGTVDPAMSSLLAELEARSLLDDTLVIWMGEFGRTPRINGNDGRDHYPQAWSAVLAGGGTRGGQAHGQTDEQGGKVVADPVQVQDLFATIATLLGIRPDKSFMTPAGRPIAITEKGTPIAQLIA